One Streptomyces fagopyri DNA window includes the following coding sequences:
- a CDS encoding DUF3039 domain-containing protein: MSTLEPETQPQRGTGTGTLVEPTPQVSHGDGDHERFAHYVQKDKIMASALDGTPVVALCGKVWVPGRDPKKYPVCPMCKEIYESMGAGGDKDKGGDKK, encoded by the coding sequence ATGAGCACTCTTGAGCCTGAGACCCAGCCCCAGCGCGGCACTGGGACGGGGACCCTCGTGGAGCCGACGCCGCAGGTGTCGCACGGCGACGGGGACCACGAGCGCTTCGCCCACTACGTCCAGAAGGACAAGATCATGGCGAGCGCCCTCGACGGCACGCCCGTCGTGGCCCTCTGCGGCAAGGTGTGGGTCCCGGGCCGCGACCCGAAGAAGTACCCCGTGTGTCCCATGTGCAAGGAGATCTACGAGTCCATGGGCGCCGGTGGCGACAAGGACAAGGGCGGCGACAAGAAGTAG